A single region of the Oleispira antarctica RB-8 genome encodes:
- a CDS encoding transposase — MIHLKLFEMKIMKRTKQQWLELIQAQQICDLSIVDFCREKDLPLKSFYARRSSLLKPKHIESSAFSKIIVAEKPKPSATVITLTIGKANLSIPSSTDVVWLAKLIGQFA; from the coding sequence ATGATTCATCTTAAATTATTTGAGATGAAGATTATGAAACGCACGAAACAACAATGGCTTGAATTGATTCAGGCGCAACAAATCTGTGATTTATCCATCGTCGATTTTTGTCGAGAGAAAGACCTTCCTTTAAAGAGTTTCTATGCTCGACGTAGTAGCTTGCTTAAACCTAAGCATATTGAATCTTCTGCTTTCAGTAAAATAATAGTCGCCGAGAAGCCTAAGCCTTCAGCAACGGTGATTACACTCACCATCGGCAAAGCAAACTTATCCATTCCAAGCTCAACCGATGTAGTTTGGCTAGCAAAATTAATTGGGCAGTTCGCATGA
- a CDS encoding Prophage CP4-57 regulatory protein, whose product MKKGVHEALTKEVQHLTGLSCTTIYDRMAKNEFPKSIKLGNGRMVGWTLSSIENWIEQQCAQANDQ is encoded by the coding sequence ATGAAGAAGGGGGTTCATGAGGCGCTTACCAAAGAAGTCCAACATCTAACTGGATTATCTTGCACAACTATCTATGACCGCATGGCCAAGAACGAATTTCCAAAATCTATAAAATTGGGAAACGGACGTATGGTGGGCTGGACATTGTCATCTATTGAAAACTGGATTGAGCAGCAATGCGCTCAAGCTAACGATCAATAA